Genomic segment of Streptomyces sp. NBC_01210:
CCCCATGGATCGGGACGAACCTGTCGGTTTCTGGAGTTATACGCGTCGGGACGACGATATTGAACGTGGAAAGATCAAGGGATTGGTCGATCTGATCTCAGATGAGTTCGAGATCACGACTGGCCGCGAACTGCACATCTTCTTCGACAAAAAGGATATTTCCTGGGGCGAGGAGTGGCGCTCTCGCATTGACTCCGCGATCATGGGGACAACATTCATGATCGCTATCATTACTCCGCGTTTCTTTAGGAGCCAGGAGTGCCGTCGAGAAGTGATCACCTTCTCCAGCCATGCGTCGAGCCTCGGACTGGATGACCTCTTGCTTCCCATTCTCTATAGCGGTTCATCTGACCTCCTTGACGAGAATCCCGACGATGAATTGGTCGCCTTGATCAAAAGGCGGAATTATGTCGATTGGACGGCTCTTCGGCTGGAAGATGAAGGGTCTCCTAGGTACCGCCAGGCAGTTCATGAGCTTGCCATTCGCTTGGCGGAAATTCTTGCGAGCGCCAGCGAGAGGGAGCCGACCGCACAAGAGGAAGCACTAGCCGTTGACGACCAGGCAGGGATCGTAGAACAGCTTGCCGAAATGGAAGACGCTCTACCGCGCTTGGCTGAGTGCCTGACTGGCTTCGGTGAAGTAACGGCAGAAATCGGCTCCCATATGGAGTGGGCTACCGGCGAGATCAGCGAATCCGACAAGCGTAACGGTGGGTTCGCGGGAAGGTTGCGGGTCAGTCAGCAATTGGCCAGTCGGCTGCAAGATCCTGTGCAGAGGTTTGCTAAATGGGGCGACCAGTACGCGGCCGAGCTGGCGATCGTTGACCCCGGCGTCCTGACGCTCATTAGGATCTCCAGAGACCCGGAACTCCCGCAGGAAGATCGCGCGACCCTCGGCGAGTTTTTCAAGGCTGCCCTAGGGGCGGCATCCGCCTCGCGTGACAATGTTCCAATTCTCGTGGGCTTTTCTTCCAATGCGGAGGAAATCGCCAAATTCAGCAAGAGCGTTCGACCTCTTATGATGACCCTGAAAAAATCAGCACAAAGGGTCGTTGATGGTCAATCCGTTATGGATGAGTGGGAGCGACTGATCCAAGAAGATGGTGGAGATAATACCGCTTCACCTGAGTAATTTTGAGACGTGAAGCGTGATGACTCCTATCAGCTGATCGGCGAATACATTCGACTGAAGGTGACTCGCCCATTGAGGCCCACCGCCTCGACGCGTCGCTCCATCACTGGCCCGCCTGCTCCCTCCCAAGAGTTCGAGTTCTCCAGTAGGCCATCGCCGCCGCGCCGAAGCCGGCCGCTACGAACACGCATCCCAGCCAGAAGAGCGGCGTGCTCTGCCGCTCCACGCCGCCAAGCAGCATCGCCACCATGCCGAGGACGGGAAGCAAGACCGCGCCAGCCGTCCACCACTGGCCCTTACGAGCTTGGCCAATCGCTGAGGCCAACCCGAGCACGAAGACCAGCATCATCACTGCCACTGCTATCCACATGACGGCAGTCTGCCGCGTCCTCGTCTGCCGCATACCCGCCACGTGCTCGACCGGCAGAAGGAACCCCGTGGCATGACGCTTTTCCACAGGTCATCGCATTGATCATCTAGACGGCCCCAAGTCGGCGAGGCCCCACGTCACTTCTTCCGATGCCCGCCCCCATGACCTCATCTACTGCTGACATCAACGAGGGCGCACAGCTGCATCCTTGAACGACCCAGTACAGCAGTCGGAGGCCCAGGCCTGCGCGCAACAGAGGGACGGCGATCGAACTCCTCAAGCGGTGATCAACTGTTCTGCGCTCGCTCCGTGGGCCATGTGTGGGCCAGAGCGATGGATTCGCGGGACAAAAGGCAGTACTGCGCAGGTCAGAGTGCATCCGCCACGCGGCACCGCGACGCTCTTGAAAACCGTCATGGCGTCACCGTGGGTTCAAATCCCACACCCACCGCCAGGTCAGCGTAAGAGCTGGTCAGAGGGGTGCCTCTCACTGAGAGGCACCCCTTCTGTGTTCAGCCTGCCTCACCCTGGATCGCCGGTATCCCTGTGTTAACCAGGGCATGTGGCCAAGCTGCGGCCAGGGTTTCCGCCGGCCTATGAGCCCGGCTCGGGTTCAACTGACCATTCCGCCTCGTAGTCCGGGTGATCACTGTGCTCTGCGGCCATCTGCTTCACCGCGATGCTCAAGCCGGTAGCTCGATCGCTCACGAAAGAACCCTGGGTGTCGGTGCCCGGGCCCGTCGCTTCCGTGTAAGCGTCAACGATGGCCCGGTGTGCCTCAACGCGGCGGATCACGCGCGCTGGATCGTGGCGTGCCATGTGGTCGGCGATGGCGAGGTGGACCCTGATTTCGGCTCCGGTGTCGAGAACCAGGGAGGTTCTTTCTGCCCGCCACCGTCCGTCCTCCACGATGCAGTCCAGCGCCAGGTTCATGTCCTCGTCGAGGCGAGCATGTATGAAAGCCACAAGGGAGTCCGTCATGGACCGACCCTGCCCTAGTTGGACCCCGCATTGGGAGCTGGCTCTGCCCCTTGCTCCGCGAAGCCCCTGTCGATTAGTTCGTTCATGCGGTCCATACCTTTCTTGGTGGGTTCGTTTCCGGTCATTCGTAAGATCGGGAAGCCCAGGGGGCTCTGGGTGTGGCTGTCATGTGGCTGCCGCTTGTGGCTCAGGAGGACTGGCCGCCCGGAGCCCCGCGACGACTCGGCCACTCATTGGGATGCGCGAACTGAATCGCTGTGTATGGACACGTCGGCGAGGTCGTCTGCTGGGACTTGGAACGGAACGACTTGGGAGGTGACCGTGCCTGACCTCTGGGCCGGTACGGACGCGGGCAAGGCCGAGCATCACTGCACGGTGATCGATGCAGACGCCACGGTGGTGCTCTCGCGCCGGGTGACGAACAACGAGCCCGAGCTGCTGGAGCTCATCGCGGATGTCCTCGACATCAGCGACGAGGTGACCTGGGCGGTTGACCTGAACGCTGGTGGTGCGGGTCTGCTGATCACGCTGCTGGTCAACCACGGGCAGAAGCTGCTCTACATCCCCGGCAGCGCTGTCCATCACGCCTCCGGCGCCTACCGCGGCAGTGGGAAGACGGATGCGAAAGACGCCTTCGTCATCGCCGACCAGGCGAGGATGCGCCGGGACCTGCAACCCTTGGCGGCGGAGGACGAGATAGCGGTTGACCTGCGGATCCTGACCGCCCGCCGCTACGACCTGACCGCCGACCGCACCCGGGCGATCAACCGGATGCGGGCCCAGATGCTGGAGTACTTCCCGGCCCTGGAACGGGCCTACGAGTACAACGTCTCCAAGGCCGCGCTCCTCCTTCTGACCGGCTACCAGACTCCGGCCGCCCTGCGGCGCATCGGCAAGAACCGCCTCGCCACCTGGCTGAAGAACCGCAAGGTCCGCAACGCTCCCGCCATCGCCGCCAAGGCGATCGAGGCCGCCGAGGCCCAGCACACCGCCGTCCCGGGCGAAAAGACCGCGGCGGCCATGGTCGCCCGGCTGGCCAGGGAGGTGATTGCCCTCGACGAGGAAATCGCGGAGATCGACAAACTCATTGAGGGCCGGTTTCGCGAGCACCAGCACGCCGAAGTGATCACGAGCCTGCCCGGCATCGGCACCCTGCTGGGCGCCGAGTTCATCGCCCTGACCGGTGGCAACATGGACGCTTTCGGCAGCGCCGACTGCCTGGCCGGCGTCGCGGGACTGGCCCCTGTCCCCAGGGACTCCGGGAACGTCAAGGGGAACCTTCGCCGCCCGCGCCGCTACAGTCGGCGGCTCCTGCGTATGTGCTACCTCGCCGCCCAGGTCGCGGCCTACCACTGCCCTGTCTCGAAGGCGTTCTACCAACGGAAGCGAGCCGAGGGAAAGAACCACAAGCAGGCCGTCCTGGCCCTCGCGCGCCGCCGTCTCAACGTGCTGTGGGCCCTCATACGCGACAACCGGACCTTCGAGATCAGCCCACCCGGACAGGATGCCGCAGCGGCATGACTCACTCACGATGCGTCACCAGCCTCGCTTGACAACATCATTGGGAGTCCTCCTCCCCATCCAGCACCTTGTAGCGCTGCAGAACGGCGATGCTCTGGCCGGCCCGCCTGTGGGCCGGGAACAGGTGACCAGCGGCAACCATCAACGACCGGTGATGCCTACTCCCTCGCAGGTCAGAACGCCGTGCACGCTGACCGCCAGCTCACACCTTCGCCGCACCGGTTCTTCGACATGTGGGTGACTCACTTCCCTACGACTTGCTCGGGGAGCCACACGGGGAGCCACCACGGCCAACACGAGGCGGCGCTCCCTGGACGACTACGGACGATGCCCCCGCCTTGACCAGGGGGCGGGCCCGCTCAACGCTGCCGTTTCCTGAGCAGCCTCTTAGCACCTCCTTAAAACCACCATAAGGATCGCCATCCCCCCTCCCAGCAGGCGATTTCGACGTCCCGAGCGGCTAGCTTGCTGATCGCCGGGGCCGGTTCGAACAGTCGGCGCAGTAGGTCCTACGGGGGGCCGCACCGCCCGTTCGAGCCTGCCTCGGGTCCCCCCATATGCCGCTTGAAGGAGAACGTCACCATGACCGCTCGCCGTAAGGCCGCCTCGGTCGCCGCCCTCGGGTTCGCACCGTTCGCGTTGGCCGGGCTGGCTGCCGCTCCGGCCGTTGCGCACGGGTCGATGACGGACCCGGTCAGCCGGGTGTCCGCCTGTTTTGCCGAGGGGCCGGAGAGCCCGGACTCGGCAGCCTGCAAGGCGGCGGTCGCGGCCAGTGGGACGCAGGCCTTCTACGACTGGAACGAAGTAAACATCGCCAACGCCGCCGGCAACCACAAGCAGTTGATCCCGGACGGCAAGCTGTGCAGCGCGGGTCGCGACAAGTACAAGGGCCTCGATCTGCCCCGCGGCGACTGGCCGTCGTCCAAGCTCGCCTCCGGCAATCACACCTTCCACTACAAGGCGACCGCCCCGCACAAGGGTTCCTTCGAGCTGTATCTCACCAAGGACGGTTACAACCCGTCGAAGGCCCTCAAGTGGTCGGACCTGGAGGAGAAGCCGTTCGCGAAGGTCACCAACCCCAAGCTGGTGAACGGTGAGTACGTCTTCGACGGCATCGTCCCGAACAAGTCCGGCCGTCACCTGATCTACTCCATCTGGCAGCGCTCGGACTCCCCCGAGGCGTTCTACACCTGCTCCGACGTCGTGTTCGGCAAGGACAACGGCAGCGCGGGCGGCGGTGCGGCCCCGGTCGCCTCCGCCCCCTCCGACAAGGAGATCGCGGACAGCACGGACAAGTCCACGGTCGACCACAACGGCCATGGCGGCGACGAGCATTCGGAGCACTCGGCGGCTCCGGCCACCCCGGCCGAGCAGTCGGACAAGCAGGCGGACGAGCAGTCGGCCGGCAACGCTCCCGAGGCCAACGGCGCCGCCGAGCCCGCCGTCGCGCCGGACGCCCGCAGCGAGAACCTCGCCGAGACCGGTGGCGACAGCAATACCCCGTACATCGCCGTCGTCGGCGCCGCCGCCCTCGCCATCGGTGCCGCCGCGATGTTCGGCACCGTCCGCCGTAAGGCCACGGCCACCGGCGGGCGTCACGGCCGCTGATCGTCAGCACTGGAGAAGCGACTGCGGTCCGCTCCCCCGAGGGGAAACGGACCGCAGTCGCTCGTTTCTCAGGAATCTCCCGGGAATCTCAGGAGAAGACCGACGCGCAGTTCGTCCGCGTCGCGTGCGCCGGGTCAAGTGCGTTCGCGACCTCGTGGTACGCGATCCGGTCGAACAGCCCGATCGCCAGATGCTCCGACAGGTCGACCGCGCACAGGTCCTGGAGAAGGACGTTGCGCACATCCGGTCCGACCAGGAACTGCGAGCGGTACGGGGTGGCGACCTCGTCGTAGCGCGTGGTGATGACGGTGTAGTGCACGCCGGGCACGGTGTCGCCGCCCGCGTTGAGTTTCGTCAGGAAGGCGGAGCCGACCGTCTGGTCGGCCAGCCCCGGGGTGGCGGCCCTGAGCAGATCCTCGGCGCCCGGGAAGTACGGCAGCAGGTTGGCAAGGCCGCTCAGCGTGGTGCCGTGATTGTCGGGCCCGAGGCCGACCAGCGCGTTCACCTTGTCGGCCCCGCCCAGGAACTTGAGGTAGTAGCGCGGCATCAGGCCGCCCTGGGAGTGGCCGACGAGGTCCGCTTTGGACGCTCCGGTCGCGGCGAGCACCTTGTCGACGTACGTGTCGAGCTGCTCGGCCGACTTGTCGATCGGGCCGAGGCCGTTGAAGAAGGGCACGCCGGGGAGCTGTCCGTAGTCGAGGCTGAAGACGCAGTATCCGCGGTTCACCAGGTACGGAGCGAGGGCGAGCCAGTTGTCCACGGCGTTCCCGAAGGTTCCGTGGACGAGGACGACGGGGCGGGGATGGGCGGTGGAGGGCCGGCAAGAGTAGTTGTTCCATCCGCTGTGGGGTGCGGATTCCGCGTTGGCAGAGGCGACATTGGCCGAATCGGCGTTCGCGGCGGCGGTGGGGGTGAGGGCGACAGCCGCGGCCAGGAACAGGGCGGCCAGCGGTCTGAGGGCACGTTTCCAGGGCAGCATCGAGCAGTCTCCTTGCGGCTCAAGGGAGTAGCGATGGCTGGTTTTTGGTGCTCTCGCTAACTTACGCACGAGTAACGAGAGATTGGAAGTTACGCGCCGGTAAAAACTGAATACGTGTCAATAGCGGGCGCTACGCGGCGAGCGAGCCCGGCACGACCGCCTGCGGCCCGAACCTGGCCCGCGCCCGGTCCGCCACCGCCTCGATCCGCCGCGCCCGTTCGTCCGCGGGGTCGAACGTCAGCTGCCGCGCGGCCCGTTCGGCAGGCGTCAGATCCTCCGCACGCAGCGACAGGCTCCGCACCCTGGCCCGCTGCAGGCCGAGCGACTCATGGATCCGGTACGCGACACCGGTGAGCGCCATGGAGTGGGCGGTCGGCTCGCGCAGGGCGCGCGCACGCGTGGTCGTCGACCGGTCGGCGTACCGCACGGTGAGGCTCAGCGAGCGGCACACCTGGCCCTCTCCGCGCATCCTCAGCCCCAGCTCCTCGGCGATCGAGAGCAGCGCCCTGCGGTGCTGCACCGGATCCAACTCATCGCGCTCAAAGGACCGTTCGGCGGCGATCGAGCGCGCGGCGGCGTTCGGGACGACCTTCGTACGGTCGATGCCGTGCGCCCGCTCCCACAGCTCGCGCCCGGCGCGCGCGCCGACGATCCGCTGGAGTACGGCGAGCGGCGCGCCGGCGACTCTGCCGATGGAGTCGAGGCCGTACGCGCACAGGGTGCGGGCCGTCGCCGCCCCGACCCCGTCCAGCGCGGCGACAGGCTTGTCGGCCAGGAACCCCGCCGCCTCGTCGTCCGCCACCACCAGGGTCGTCCCCGGCGTGGCCTCCCGTGCCGCCGTCCTGGCCAGCATCGGGTTCGGTCCCGCCCCGATCACGCAGTCCATCCCGCAGTGTGCGAGCGCACGCACCCGCAGCAGCGAGGCGAGCTGGGCCGCGTCCCGTCCGAAGTACCGT
This window contains:
- a CDS encoding lipase family alpha/beta hydrolase — protein: MLPWKRALRPLAALFLAAAVALTPTAAANADSANVASANAESAPHSGWNNYSCRPSTAHPRPVVLVHGTFGNAVDNWLALAPYLVNRGYCVFSLDYGQLPGVPFFNGLGPIDKSAEQLDTYVDKVLAATGASKADLVGHSQGGLMPRYYLKFLGGADKVNALVGLGPDNHGTTLSGLANLLPYFPGAEDLLRAATPGLADQTVGSAFLTKLNAGGDTVPGVHYTVITTRYDEVATPYRSQFLVGPDVRNVLLQDLCAVDLSEHLAIGLFDRIAYHEVANALDPAHATRTNCASVFS
- a CDS encoding DUF6221 family protein, producing MTDSLVAFIHARLDEDMNLALDCIVEDGRWRAERTSLVLDTGAEIRVHLAIADHMARHDPARVIRRVEAHRAIVDAYTEATGPGTDTQGSFVSDRATGLSIAVKQMAAEHSDHPDYEAEWSVEPEPGS
- a CDS encoding toll/interleukin-1 receptor domain-containing protein, encoding MDRDEPVGFWSYTRRDDDIERGKIKGLVDLISDEFEITTGRELHIFFDKKDISWGEEWRSRIDSAIMGTTFMIAIITPRFFRSQECRREVITFSSHASSLGLDDLLLPILYSGSSDLLDENPDDELVALIKRRNYVDWTALRLEDEGSPRYRQAVHELAIRLAEILASASEREPTAQEEALAVDDQAGIVEQLAEMEDALPRLAECLTGFGEVTAEIGSHMEWATGEISESDKRNGGFAGRLRVSQQLASRLQDPVQRFAKWGDQYAAELAIVDPGVLTLIRISRDPELPQEDRATLGEFFKAALGAASASRDNVPILVGFSSNAEEIAKFSKSVRPLMMTLKKSAQRVVDGQSVMDEWERLIQEDGGDNTASPE
- a CDS encoding IS110 family transposase, which encodes MPDLWAGTDAGKAEHHCTVIDADATVVLSRRVTNNEPELLELIADVLDISDEVTWAVDLNAGGAGLLITLLVNHGQKLLYIPGSAVHHASGAYRGSGKTDAKDAFVIADQARMRRDLQPLAAEDEIAVDLRILTARRYDLTADRTRAINRMRAQMLEYFPALERAYEYNVSKAALLLLTGYQTPAALRRIGKNRLATWLKNRKVRNAPAIAAKAIEAAEAQHTAVPGEKTAAAMVARLAREVIALDEEIAEIDKLIEGRFREHQHAEVITSLPGIGTLLGAEFIALTGGNMDAFGSADCLAGVAGLAPVPRDSGNVKGNLRRPRRYSRRLLRMCYLAAQVAAYHCPVSKAFYQRKRAEGKNHKQAVLALARRRLNVLWALIRDNRTFEISPPGQDAAAA
- a CDS encoding DNA polymerase Y family protein; translation: MILYVRFRRPPLRETGDAGRKAGREAGGGVEAALPALLGLAEDISPVVQALPPDAALIDVRGAERYFGRDAAQLASLLRVRALAHCGMDCVIGAGPNPMLARTAAREATPGTTLVVADDEAAGFLADKPVAALDGVGAATARTLCAYGLDSIGRVAGAPLAVLQRIVGARAGRELWERAHGIDRTKVVPNAAARSIAAERSFERDELDPVQHRRALLSIAEELGLRMRGEGQVCRSLSLTVRYADRSTTTRARALREPTAHSMALTGVAYRIHESLGLQRARVRSLSLRAEDLTPAERAARQLTFDPADERARRIEAVADRARARFGPQAVVPGSLAA
- a CDS encoding lytic polysaccharide monooxygenase gives rise to the protein MTARRKAASVAALGFAPFALAGLAAAPAVAHGSMTDPVSRVSACFAEGPESPDSAACKAAVAASGTQAFYDWNEVNIANAAGNHKQLIPDGKLCSAGRDKYKGLDLPRGDWPSSKLASGNHTFHYKATAPHKGSFELYLTKDGYNPSKALKWSDLEEKPFAKVTNPKLVNGEYVFDGIVPNKSGRHLIYSIWQRSDSPEAFYTCSDVVFGKDNGSAGGGAAPVASAPSDKEIADSTDKSTVDHNGHGGDEHSEHSAAPATPAEQSDKQADEQSAGNAPEANGAAEPAVAPDARSENLAETGGDSNTPYIAVVGAAALAIGAAAMFGTVRRKATATGGRHGR